A region of Deltaproteobacteria bacterium DNA encodes the following proteins:
- a CDS encoding DUF1330 domain-containing protein, protein MPALVIADVEITDPTGFEEYRARVPATIAAYGGRYLVRGGATEVKEGDWSPRRLIVLEFPSLARARAWYASPEYTPLIALRERTARTRLVFAEGYAG, encoded by the coding sequence ATGCCTGCTCTCGTGATCGCCGACGTCGAGATCACCGACCCCACTGGCTTCGAGGAGTACCGCGCGCGCGTACCCGCCACGATTGCGGCGTACGGCGGTCGCTACCTCGTGCGCGGCGGCGCGACCGAGGTGAAGGAGGGCGACTGGTCGCCGCGCCGCCTGATCGTGCTCGAGTTCCCGAGCCTCGCGCGCGCCCGCGCGTGGTACGCGTCGCCAGAGTACACGCCGCTCATCGCCCTGCGCGAGCGAACCGCGCGCACGCGGCTCGTGTTCGCGGAGGGGTACGCGGGCTAG
- a CDS encoding MFS transporter: MTAAAAPAHEVPLRIKLAYGAGSIADGAKNSVFNSFLMLYYSAVLGLPAGWAGAAILVAMVVDAVTDPLMGSISDNFRSRWGRRHPFMYFAALPMGVCFYLLMAPPQGLGTAGLFAWMAAFSVGVRLFLTFYMVPSSALGPEITAHYDERTSLVSFRWMLGWLGAISVSLMGWRVFLADTGEGITGRLDPDNYPALGLYCAVLAAFAILASSAGTHSLIPTLRQSASSGPLFSPRRFASEVRNALGNRSYRMVLVAALFSASALGVQEVFGTYMNTYFWEFRSDQLALMSGLAIVPVLGGVLAARPISARFDKRRTAIALATFAVLFGPLAIVLRLLGWMPENGTTALLVAVMAHAGLMVFAAIQLGILYSSMIMDVVDESELQTGLRQEGIFVSAIAFMNKAVSGVGNFLGGVLLQAIGFPEGAANAAVGSVPADVIMRLGLLQGPGMMLFFLVSLVFLARFEISRERFGEIQRALAARRRAQGGPR; the protein is encoded by the coding sequence ATGACCGCTGCAGCAGCTCCCGCGCACGAAGTTCCGCTCCGCATCAAGCTCGCCTACGGCGCCGGCTCCATCGCGGACGGAGCCAAGAACTCCGTCTTCAACTCGTTCCTGATGCTCTACTACAGCGCGGTGCTCGGCCTACCCGCAGGCTGGGCCGGCGCCGCGATCCTCGTCGCGATGGTCGTCGACGCGGTGACCGACCCGCTGATGGGCTCGATCTCCGACAACTTCCGCTCGCGTTGGGGACGGCGTCACCCCTTCATGTACTTCGCCGCGCTGCCCATGGGCGTGTGCTTCTACCTGTTGATGGCGCCGCCCCAGGGCCTCGGCACCGCGGGCCTGTTCGCGTGGATGGCGGCGTTCTCCGTCGGCGTCCGCCTCTTCCTCACCTTCTACATGGTGCCGAGCAGCGCGCTCGGGCCCGAGATCACCGCGCACTACGACGAGCGCACGAGCCTCGTGTCCTTCCGCTGGATGCTGGGCTGGCTCGGGGCGATCTCGGTGAGCCTGATGGGCTGGCGCGTGTTCCTCGCCGACACGGGCGAAGGCATCACCGGCCGCCTCGACCCTGATAACTACCCCGCGCTCGGGCTCTACTGCGCCGTCCTCGCCGCGTTCGCGATTCTCGCCTCGTCTGCCGGCACGCACTCGCTCATTCCCACGCTGCGCCAGTCCGCGAGCTCCGGCCCGCTCTTCTCACCGCGGCGCTTCGCATCGGAAGTGCGCAATGCGCTCGGGAATCGCTCGTACCGCATGGTGCTCGTGGCCGCGCTGTTCTCGGCGAGCGCGCTCGGCGTCCAGGAAGTGTTCGGCACCTACATGAACACGTATTTCTGGGAGTTCCGCAGCGATCAGCTCGCGCTGATGTCGGGGCTCGCGATCGTGCCCGTGCTCGGGGGCGTGCTCGCCGCGCGCCCGATCAGTGCGCGCTTCGACAAGCGCCGCACCGCCATCGCGCTCGCGACCTTCGCCGTGCTGTTCGGCCCGCTCGCGATCGTGCTGCGGCTGCTCGGCTGGATGCCGGAGAACGGCACGACTGCGCTGCTCGTTGCCGTGATGGCGCACGCCGGCCTGATGGTCTTCGCCGCGATCCAGCTCGGCATTCTCTACTCGTCGATGATCATGGACGTCGTCGACGAGAGCGAGCTCCAGACGGGCCTACGCCAGGAAGGCATCTTCGTGTCGGCGATCGCGTTCATGAACAAGGCCGTCTCGGGCGTCGGCAACTTCCTGGGCGGCGTGTTGCTGCAGGCGATCGGCTTCCCCGAAGGCGCCGCCAACGCGGCCGTCGGCTCGGTGCCCGCAGACGTGATCATGCGCCTCGGCCTGCTCCAGGGCCCCGGCATGATGCTGTTCTTCCTGGTGAGCCTCGTGTTCCTCGCCCGCTTCGAGATCTCGCGCGAGCGGTTTGGGGAGATTCAGCGCGCGCTGGCCGCAAGGCGCCGCGCTCAGGGCGGGCCTCGATAG
- a CDS encoding GGDEF domain-containing protein, whose amino-acid sequence MLDTATGPRAGAERQPGRALVDGDWVRQPLWILAAHGALISVALPLMGGAFGIALANVLPCACLLLAIRIGDPSRRGFRLAMHLGAFLSVASLFYSVILSGYPGSIIVYYAPLLLLSTAHFLGAQAALVWAAPCLALVVASEFVPTAVRIDPGPGLAILTESGVLAVSLALAVSLRRAYDRKAAQLEHLATTDPLTGLANRLELQLGARHALGRAQRFGRRGALVFLDLDGMKSVNDGHGHDAGDELLRLLAGRIRRLTRGVDVAARIGGDEFVVLLSEYDDPKGAEIFSRKLLEAAQAPFPVRGALLQVSASIGFVEFPQHASSEEVMLVRADEAMYAAKRAGGARIHRASESGTVEVT is encoded by the coding sequence ATGTTGGACACGGCGACAGGACCGCGGGCAGGCGCCGAGCGGCAGCCCGGGCGCGCGCTGGTCGATGGCGACTGGGTGCGCCAGCCGCTCTGGATTCTCGCTGCCCACGGCGCGCTGATCTCCGTCGCGCTCCCGTTGATGGGTGGCGCCTTCGGCATCGCGCTCGCGAACGTGCTTCCCTGCGCTTGCTTGCTGCTCGCGATCCGGATCGGCGACCCGAGTCGGCGCGGCTTCCGCCTGGCGATGCACCTCGGCGCGTTCCTCTCGGTCGCGAGCCTCTTCTACTCCGTGATCCTCAGCGGCTACCCGGGCTCGATCATCGTGTACTACGCGCCGTTGCTTCTCCTCAGCACGGCCCACTTCCTCGGCGCGCAGGCCGCGCTGGTCTGGGCGGCGCCTTGCCTCGCCTTGGTGGTCGCAAGCGAGTTCGTACCGACCGCGGTCCGCATCGATCCTGGCCCCGGCCTCGCGATCCTCACGGAGTCGGGTGTGCTGGCGGTCTCGCTCGCGCTCGCCGTCTCGCTGCGCCGCGCCTACGACCGCAAGGCTGCGCAGCTCGAACACCTCGCGACGACCGATCCGCTCACCGGCCTCGCCAATCGCCTCGAGCTCCAGCTCGGCGCGCGCCACGCGCTCGGGCGCGCGCAGCGCTTCGGCCGCCGCGGCGCGCTCGTGTTCCTCGATCTCGACGGCATGAAGAGCGTCAACGACGGGCACGGACACGACGCCGGGGACGAGCTGTTGCGCCTGCTCGCGGGTCGCATCCGCCGGCTCACGCGCGGCGTCGATGTCGCGGCGCGCATCGGCGGCGACGAGTTCGTCGTGCTGCTCAGCGAGTACGACGACCCGAAGGGCGCCGAGATCTTCTCGCGCAAGCTGCTCGAAGCCGCCCAGGCGCCGTTTCCGGTGCGCGGGGCGCTGCTCCAGGTGAGCGCGAGCATCGGCTTCGTCGAGTTCCCGCAGCACGCGAGCTCGGAAGAAGTGATGCTCGTTCGCGCCGACGAGGCGATGTACGCCGCGAAGCGCGCGGGCGGCGCGCGCATCCACCGCGCGAGCGAGAGCGGAACGGTCGAAGTGACCTGA
- a CDS encoding VOC family protein, with amino-acid sequence MSKRFGPIVQQGYVVPDIDAAMRHWLARGVGPFFLEHLRGMDAVVDGARVKTELKAAFAYSGDQQIEVIQPLGTTPTIYSEYLAAHPEGGLQHLAFWCDDVAAKVAALEASGSFRLRQAYGDAHAYLDSTEQPGVMIQLMARTAGMDGLFAIIRTAAEGWDGATDPVRKIDWSSSAPVIRSA; translated from the coding sequence GTGAGCAAGCGATTCGGCCCGATCGTCCAGCAGGGGTACGTGGTTCCCGACATCGACGCCGCGATGCGCCACTGGCTCGCGCGCGGCGTCGGGCCCTTCTTCCTCGAGCACCTGCGCGGCATGGACGCCGTCGTCGACGGCGCCCGCGTGAAGACGGAGCTCAAAGCCGCCTTCGCGTACTCGGGCGACCAGCAGATCGAAGTCATCCAGCCGCTCGGCACGACGCCCACGATCTACTCCGAGTACCTCGCGGCGCATCCCGAGGGCGGGCTCCAGCACCTCGCGTTCTGGTGCGACGACGTCGCCGCGAAAGTCGCTGCGCTCGAGGCAAGCGGGAGCTTTCGGCTGCGCCAGGCGTACGGGGACGCGCACGCGTACCTCGATTCCACGGAGCAGCCCGGCGTGATGATTCAGCTGATGGCCCGCACCGCGGGCATGGATGGCTTGTTCGCGATCATTCGCACTGCGGCGGAGGGCTGGGACGGAGCGACCGACCCCGTGCGCAAGATCGACTGGTCGAGCAGCGCGCCGGTGATTCGCAGCGCGTGA
- a CDS encoding SDR family NAD(P)-dependent oxidoreductase codes for MRKFGKSSTAEEVTASANLRGKLALVTGVSSGIGAETLRVLALRGATVIGTARTAEKAREACAPLGASAIPLACELESQDSIRACAAEVAKLGRPLDLLVANAGIMALPKLEQVNGIEKQFATNHLGHFLLTNLLLAQVEAAPASRVVVVSSAAHLQAPRAGIEFDNLSGVRGYAGWRAYGQSKLANVLFAKSLARRLGPQRAAYSLHPGVIPTNLGRHMSPLVTLAMGLFMRPFAKTIPQGAATTCYAAAHASAGPSGAYLSDCAVAKANPLANDAALADRLWETSERLTGLA; via the coding sequence GTGAGGAAGTTCGGAAAGTCGAGCACGGCGGAAGAAGTCACGGCGAGCGCGAACCTGCGCGGCAAGCTCGCGCTCGTGACGGGCGTCAGCTCCGGCATCGGCGCCGAGACGCTGCGCGTGCTGGCGCTGCGCGGCGCCACGGTGATCGGCACCGCGCGCACCGCCGAGAAGGCGCGCGAGGCCTGCGCGCCGCTCGGGGCGAGCGCGATCCCGCTCGCGTGCGAGCTCGAGAGCCAGGACTCGATCCGCGCCTGCGCGGCGGAGGTCGCGAAGCTCGGGCGTCCGCTCGATCTGCTGGTCGCGAACGCGGGCATCATGGCGCTGCCGAAGCTCGAGCAGGTGAACGGGATCGAGAAGCAGTTCGCGACGAATCACCTCGGCCACTTTCTGCTGACGAACCTGCTGCTCGCGCAAGTCGAGGCGGCGCCAGCCTCTCGCGTCGTCGTCGTGAGCAGCGCCGCGCACCTTCAGGCGCCGCGCGCGGGCATCGAGTTCGACAACCTGAGCGGCGTGCGGGGATACGCCGGCTGGCGCGCTTATGGGCAGTCGAAGCTCGCGAACGTGCTGTTCGCGAAGTCGCTCGCGCGCCGGCTCGGGCCGCAGCGCGCGGCCTACTCGCTCCACCCCGGCGTGATCCCGACGAACCTCGGCCGCCACATGAGCCCGCTCGTCACGCTCGCGATGGGGCTGTTCATGCGCCCCTTCGCCAAGACGATTCCGCAGGGCGCGGCGACGACTTGTTATGCCGCCGCGCACGCGAGCGCTGGACCGAGCGGCGCATATCTCTCGGACTGCGCCGTCGCGAAGGCGAACCCGCTCGCGAACGACGCGGCGCTCGCGGACCGGCTGTGGGAGACATCGGAGCGCCTCACTGGCCTCGCCTGA
- a CDS encoding DUF642 domain-containing protein yields MASIALAVSACAELQQVANELSALQPRAALLVANGGFEQPVVPLGRYQLFAQGQAFPGWDVIGARGNVAPISGQYANGATTFNARSGAQCLDLTGLSRTATGVQQTVRTQPGARYELSFAVGNVVARGFGKTSAIELFVDGKPADVFRNSGNVPGAQHWLPVRVPITAASAATTIAFVNRDTDNSCGLDDVSLVPAAGPAARTPNLSGEYAYLRQGSCSLTQTGVSVRMLCTWPPAGAGPHYEIRGVLANDTITGEWYSLYAKQGWYRYVGRVLADGSIEQSQSEDPIRSNIRSAVLTRRP; encoded by the coding sequence ATGGCCTCGATCGCGCTCGCGGTCTCGGCGTGCGCCGAGCTGCAGCAGGTCGCGAACGAGCTCAGCGCGCTGCAACCGCGCGCCGCCCTGCTGGTCGCGAATGGCGGGTTCGAGCAGCCCGTCGTCCCGCTGGGCCGCTACCAACTCTTCGCGCAGGGCCAGGCGTTCCCGGGCTGGGACGTGATCGGTGCTCGCGGAAACGTTGCGCCGATCAGCGGCCAATATGCGAACGGCGCCACGACCTTCAACGCGCGCAGCGGCGCGCAGTGTCTCGACCTAACAGGTCTGAGCAGGACGGCGACCGGCGTGCAGCAAACGGTTCGCACGCAGCCGGGCGCTCGCTACGAGCTGAGCTTCGCGGTCGGCAACGTCGTCGCCCGCGGCTTCGGGAAGACGAGCGCGATCGAGCTGTTCGTCGACGGCAAGCCGGCCGACGTGTTCCGCAACAGCGGCAACGTCCCCGGCGCGCAGCACTGGCTACCCGTGCGTGTTCCGATCACTGCAGCGAGTGCGGCGACGACGATCGCGTTCGTGAATCGCGACACCGACAACAGCTGTGGTCTCGACGACGTGTCGCTCGTGCCCGCCGCAGGGCCCGCGGCGCGCACGCCAAACCTGAGCGGCGAGTACGCATACCTCCGCCAAGGCAGCTGCAGTCTCACTCAAACCGGCGTGAGCGTGCGGATGCTGTGCACCTGGCCGCCCGCCGGAGCGGGGCCGCACTACGAAATTCGCGGCGTGCTCGCGAACGACACGATCACTGGCGAGTGGTACTCGCTCTACGCGAAGCAGGGCTGGTACCGCTACGTCGGCCGCGTGCTCGCCGACGGCAGCATCGAGCAGTCCCAGAGCGAAGACCCGATTCGCTCGAACATCCGCAGCGCGGTGTTGACGCGCCGCCCCTGA
- a CDS encoding tetratricopeptide repeat protein: MVAIYRKAYPEGHYLVGVAVSNVGSVFMRSERHAEGEPYFREALAIFEATLPADHLNIGIARIKLGRTLLRQGKTAEAARETLAGHDILAKQQEPSVSWLESARGDLVEAYTKLGEPALAARYRGPP; encoded by the coding sequence ATGGTCGCGATCTACCGCAAGGCGTATCCCGAAGGGCACTACCTCGTGGGCGTCGCAGTCTCGAACGTGGGCAGCGTGTTCATGCGCTCCGAGCGTCACGCCGAGGGCGAACCCTACTTCCGCGAGGCCCTCGCGATCTTCGAGGCGACGCTTCCCGCCGATCACCTGAACATCGGAATCGCGCGCATCAAGCTCGGGCGCACGTTGTTACGGCAGGGCAAGACCGCCGAGGCCGCGCGCGAGACGCTCGCCGGGCACGACATCCTCGCGAAGCAGCAGGAGCCCTCGGTGAGCTGGCTCGAGTCGGCCCGCGGAGATCTCGTGGAGGCGTACACGAAGCTCGGCGAGCCCGCGCTCGCCGCGCGCTATCGAGGCCCGCCCTGA
- a CDS encoding pyridoxamine 5'-phosphate oxidase family protein: MSDLENYEQVSIYRLDPEDQEKLLRASRECVFSWCTKDSWPIGVIMSCYWKNGKMWLTAGAHRHRIAAIQRNPQVSVCVTSTGTELGPSKTITIKGRCRVREDRETKAWFYPEFAFHLRREQAAADAFAKMLDSPLRVVLEVTPEKFITYDGIKMFQHTAGTLDPSRLATPLSSDTERLAAELKRRGLRG, encoded by the coding sequence ATGTCCGACTTGGAGAATTACGAGCAAGTCTCGATCTACCGGCTCGATCCCGAGGACCAGGAGAAGCTGCTGCGTGCGTCGCGCGAGTGCGTGTTCAGCTGGTGCACGAAGGACAGCTGGCCGATCGGCGTGATCATGAGTTGTTACTGGAAGAACGGGAAGATGTGGCTCACGGCCGGCGCGCACCGCCACCGCATCGCCGCCATCCAGCGCAACCCGCAGGTCTCGGTGTGCGTGACCAGCACCGGCACCGAGCTCGGGCCCAGCAAGACGATCACGATCAAGGGCCGCTGCCGCGTGCGCGAGGACCGCGAGACGAAGGCGTGGTTCTACCCGGAGTTCGCGTTCCACCTGCGCCGCGAGCAGGCCGCGGCGGACGCGTTCGCGAAGATGCTCGACTCGCCGCTGCGCGTCGTGCTCGAGGTGACGCCCGAGAAGTTCATCACTTACGACGGGATCAAGATGTTCCAGCACACCGCGGGCACGCTCGACCCGAGCCGGCTCGCGACGCCGCTCAGCTCGGATACCGAGCGGCTCGCGGCGGAGCTGAAGCGGCGCGGGCTGCGGGGCTGA
- a CDS encoding cupin domain-containing protein translates to MDGVRGVVVHEAECPVEGWDDPIRGKVLWRTLLSGDRTPTSGLTLGVTDLGPGQPSPFHPHRHAQSEAYYVLSGEGIVHIAGEEHALRAGTSVFIPGGEWHGARNTGREPLRLLYVFAADSFGEVHYVFPEPDRQGGLA, encoded by the coding sequence ATGGACGGGGTGCGAGGCGTTGTCGTGCACGAGGCAGAGTGCCCAGTCGAGGGCTGGGACGACCCGATCCGGGGCAAGGTGCTGTGGCGCACGCTCCTGAGCGGCGACCGCACGCCGACGTCGGGTCTGACGCTCGGCGTCACCGATCTGGGCCCCGGACAGCCGAGCCCGTTCCATCCCCACCGGCACGCGCAGAGCGAGGCTTACTACGTGCTCTCCGGCGAAGGCATCGTGCACATCGCGGGCGAAGAGCACGCGCTGCGCGCGGGCACGAGCGTGTTCATCCCCGGCGGCGAATGGCATGGCGCGCGCAACACGGGCCGCGAGCCGCTGCGACTGCTCTATGTCTTCGCCGCGGACTCGTTCGGCGAAGTGCATTACGTGTTTCCCGAGCCCGACCGTCAAGGGGGACTCGCGTGA
- a CDS encoding RNA polymerase subunit sigma-24, whose translation MPDADVNALFDLTYAELRRLAASVRGGDANATLSATGLVNEAWLKLAGAPPRGVESALHFKRIAARAMRQVLVESARRRHAEKRGGDVAFVTLDAEAESVAASAGDLLALDAALAELASVSPRQAEMIELRFFGGLGAAETAQALGVSEATLLRDWRAARAWLAATLRGDA comes from the coding sequence ATGCCGGACGCCGACGTGAACGCGCTGTTCGACCTCACCTACGCCGAGCTGCGGCGGCTCGCGGCCAGCGTCCGCGGCGGGGACGCCAACGCCACGCTCAGCGCCACCGGGCTCGTGAACGAGGCGTGGCTGAAGCTCGCGGGCGCGCCGCCGCGCGGTGTGGAGAGTGCGCTGCACTTCAAGCGAATCGCGGCACGGGCGATGCGGCAGGTGCTGGTCGAGTCGGCGCGCAGGCGGCACGCCGAGAAGCGCGGCGGCGACGTCGCGTTCGTGACGCTCGACGCCGAGGCAGAGTCGGTGGCAGCGAGCGCGGGCGATCTGCTCGCACTCGACGCTGCGCTGGCCGAGCTCGCGAGCGTGAGTCCGCGTCAAGCGGAGATGATCGAGCTGCGCTTCTTCGGCGGGCTCGGCGCGGCGGAGACTGCGCAAGCCCTCGGCGTCTCCGAGGCGACGCTGCTGCGGGATTGGCGCGCGGCACGCGCGTGGCTCGCGGCGACGCTGCGCGGCGACGCGTGA